Proteins encoded in a region of the Candidatus Methylomirabilis sp. genome:
- a CDS encoding NADH-quinone oxidoreductase subunit D (Catalyzes the transfer of electrons from NADH to quinone) gives DVSLGQNGDVYDRYRCRIFEMRQSTAIVRQCLDRLPKGPVNIDNPKIVPPPKPAVRRSMEALIHHFLLYSQGFAVPPGEAYVPIESPKGEIGFYVVSDGSTKPYRVRVRPPSLLNLQALPRMVEGRLVADVVAVIGSIDIVLGEVDR, from the coding sequence GACGTCTCCCTGGGGCAGAACGGGGATGTCTACGATCGCTACCGCTGCCGCATCTTCGAGATGCGCCAGTCCACCGCGATCGTCCGCCAGTGCCTGGACCGACTGCCGAAGGGGCCGGTGAACATCGACAACCCCAAGATCGTCCCGCCGCCGAAGCCGGCCGTCCGGCGGAGCATGGAGGCCCTGATCCACCACTTCCTCCTCTATTCCCAGGGGTTCGCGGTCCCACCGGGGGAGGCCTACGTCCCCATCGAATCCCCCAAGGGGGAGATCGGGTTCTACGTGGTGAGCGACGGGAGCACCAAGCCCTACCGGGTCCGGGTCCGCCCGCCCTCCCTCCTCAACCTGCAGGCCCTCCCCCGGATGGTGGAGGGGCGGCTCGTGGCGGACGTGGTGGCGGTCATCGGGAGCATCGACATCGTCCTGGGGGAGGTCGACCGGTGA
- the nuoE gene encoding NADH-quinone oxidoreductase subunit NuoE → MTFDPQVEQEAAAILARYPEKRSALLPFLHLVQREQGYLSPATMEEVARRLHLHPVEVLEVATFYSWFNLKPVGKHRLQVCQNLSCTLRGAERIIGTLKEELRIGEGETSPDGLFTLQRVECLASCGSAPVMQVNDEYHENLSPESVRALLTRWRAAAR, encoded by the coding sequence GTGACGTTCGACCCGCAGGTGGAGCAGGAGGCGGCGGCGATCCTGGCCCGCTACCCGGAGAAGCGCTCGGCCCTCCTGCCCTTCCTGCACCTGGTGCAGCGGGAGCAGGGGTACCTCTCGCCGGCAACCATGGAGGAGGTGGCCCGGCGCCTCCACCTCCACCCGGTGGAGGTCCTGGAGGTGGCCACCTTCTACTCCTGGTTCAACCTCAAGCCGGTCGGGAAGCACCGGCTCCAGGTCTGCCAGAACCTGTCGTGCACCCTGCGGGGGGCGGAGCGGATCATCGGGACCCTGAAGGAGGAGCTGCGGATCGGGGAGGGCGAGACGAGCCCCGACGGCCTCTTCACCCTGCAGCGGGTGGAGTGCCTGGCGTCCTGCGGCAGCGCCCCCGTGATGCAGGTGAACGACGAGTACCACGAGAACCTGAGCCCGGAGAGCGTGCGCGCGCTGCTTACGCGGTGGCGCGCCGCCGCCCGGTAA
- the nuoF gene encoding NADH-quinone oxidoreductase subunit NuoF, whose protein sequence is MPTHEKILLKNMERPGYGGTLPEYLAVGGYEAVRNVLGKVPPAEVIERVKRSGLRGRGGAGFPTGLKWGFVPKDSGLPRYLLCNADESEPGTFKDRQLIERDPHQLLEGIILAAYAIGCHRSYVYIRGELVYGASVLTRALHEAATQGFLGQSVLGSGYDLTITLHRGAGAYICGEETALIESLEGKKGMPRIRPPFPAVRGLYQSPTVVNNVETLCNLPHILTRGPEWYAAIGTEKSKGTRIFSVSGHVSRPGNYELPLSVTLRELLLEHAGGVSDGRALKAVIPGGASSPVLTPQHLDVGMDFESLAAAGSMGGSGGVIVMAEGTCMVQVGEVVARFFHHESCGQCTQCREGTAWLHKVLARIERGGGRREDLDLLLDVCDNMTGKTICVLSDAAALPIASYLRYFRDEFEAHVRERRCPLAA, encoded by the coding sequence ATGCCGACCCACGAGAAGATCCTGCTCAAGAACATGGAGCGGCCCGGGTACGGCGGGACCCTGCCCGAGTACCTGGCCGTCGGGGGCTACGAGGCCGTGCGAAACGTCCTGGGGAAGGTTCCCCCGGCAGAGGTCATCGAACGCGTGAAGCGGTCGGGGCTCCGGGGTCGGGGCGGGGCCGGCTTCCCCACGGGCCTGAAGTGGGGGTTCGTCCCGAAGGACTCCGGCCTCCCCCGATACCTCCTCTGCAATGCCGACGAGAGCGAGCCCGGGACCTTCAAGGACCGCCAGCTCATCGAGCGGGACCCGCACCAGCTCCTGGAGGGGATCATCCTGGCCGCCTACGCCATCGGCTGCCACCGCTCCTACGTCTACATCCGGGGCGAGCTGGTGTACGGTGCGAGCGTCCTCACGCGGGCGCTCCACGAGGCGGCCACCCAGGGCTTCCTGGGGCAGAGCGTCCTGGGGAGCGGCTACGACCTCACGATCACCCTCCACCGGGGGGCGGGAGCCTACATCTGCGGGGAGGAGACGGCCCTGATCGAGTCGCTGGAGGGGAAGAAGGGGATGCCCCGCATCCGGCCCCCCTTCCCGGCCGTCCGGGGCCTCTACCAGTCCCCGACGGTGGTCAACAACGTGGAGACCCTCTGCAACCTCCCCCACATCCTCACCCGCGGCCCCGAGTGGTACGCCGCGATCGGCACCGAGAAGAGCAAGGGGACCCGCATCTTCTCCGTGAGCGGCCACGTGAGCCGGCCGGGGAATTACGAGCTCCCCCTGTCGGTCACGCTCCGGGAGCTCCTCCTGGAGCACGCCGGCGGCGTGAGCGACGGCCGGGCCCTCAAGGCGGTCATCCCCGGCGGCGCCTCCTCCCCGGTCCTGACCCCGCAGCACCTGGACGTGGGCATGGACTTCGAGTCGCTGGCCGCGGCCGGCTCCATGGGGGGCTCGGGGGGCGTGATCGTCATGGCGGAGGGGACCTGCATGGTGCAGGTGGGGGAGGTGGTGGCGCGCTTCTTCCACCACGAGTCCTGCGGCCAGTGCACCCAGTGCCGGGAAGGGACCGCCTGGCTCCACAAGGTCCTGGCCCGGATCGAGCGGGGGGGCGGGCGCCGGGAGGACCTGGACCTGCTCCTCGACGTCTGCGACAACATGACCGGGAAGACCATCTGCGTCCTCTCCGACGCGGCGGCGCTCCCGATCGCTTCGTACCTCCGGTACTTCCGGGACGAGTTCGAGGCCCACGTCCGGGAGCGCCGCTGTCCGCTGGCCGCGTAG